Proteins from a single region of Paraglaciecola sp. T6c:
- the fghA gene encoding S-formylglutathione hydrolase, producing the protein MSGQQQMSAASSDTSSIIEVSANRCFGGWQKRFSHQSAVLNCEMHFSVYLPPAAELSKPLPVVYWLSGFTCTDENFVTKAGAQRVASELGIMLVIPDTSPRGDAVPDADDKAYDLGLGAGFYVNATQAPWAEHYRMYDYIVDELPVLIQQHFKVQPKAAIAGHSMGGHGALMIALSNVKRFSSVSAFSPIVNPMECPWGQKAFSHYLGDDKSEWQQYDSCELMRQQGQFLQLPMLIDQGLADDFYQSQKLAKPLETIAQEINYPAEFRYHNGYDHSYFFISSFIEDHLRFHAKHLAES; encoded by the coding sequence ATGAGCGGTCAACAGCAAATGAGCGCTGCCTCAAGCGACACTTCGAGCATAATCGAAGTGTCAGCAAATCGTTGCTTTGGCGGTTGGCAGAAGCGTTTTAGCCACCAATCCGCTGTACTGAACTGTGAAATGCACTTTAGCGTGTATTTGCCCCCAGCCGCTGAACTAAGCAAACCGCTGCCTGTAGTCTATTGGTTAAGCGGATTCACCTGTACAGATGAAAACTTTGTCACCAAAGCCGGTGCACAGCGCGTTGCCAGTGAGCTGGGCATCATGCTTGTCATACCTGACACCAGCCCGCGAGGTGATGCTGTACCTGATGCTGACGACAAAGCCTATGACTTAGGTTTAGGGGCAGGATTTTATGTGAATGCAACCCAAGCCCCTTGGGCTGAGCATTACCGCATGTACGACTACATCGTCGACGAACTGCCCGTCCTCATTCAGCAGCACTTCAAAGTACAACCTAAAGCAGCGATTGCAGGGCATTCAATGGGCGGCCACGGTGCGCTTATGATTGCCTTGTCAAATGTGAAACGCTTTAGTTCCGTGTCGGCCTTTTCACCGATTGTGAATCCGATGGAATGCCCGTGGGGACAAAAAGCCTTCAGTCATTATTTAGGTGACGATAAAAGCGAATGGCAACAATACGACAGCTGTGAGCTAATGCGCCAGCAAGGCCAATTTTTACAATTGCCTATGTTGATTGATCAAGGCCTAGCGGATGACTTTTACCAAAGCCAAAAGTTAGCCAAACCGCTTGAGACGATAGCACAAGAGATAAACTACCCAGCTGAGTTTCGATACCACAACGGTTATGATCATAGCTACTTTTTCATCAGCAGCTTTATTGAAGATCACTTGCGCTTTCACGCTAAGCATTTAGCCGAGTCGTAG
- a CDS encoding S-(hydroxymethyl)glutathione dehydrogenase/class III alcohol dehydrogenase gives MQSIKTRAAVAWAAGEPLSIEEVDLMPPQKGEVLIKVIATGVCHTDAYTLSGEDPEGIFPAILGHEGAGIVEAIGEGVTSVEVGDHVIPLYTPECGECKFCLSGKTNLCQAIRATQGKGLMPDGTTRFSKNGKPIYHYMGTSTFAEHTVVPEIALAKIPKEAPLEKVCLLGCGVTTGMGAVTNTAKVQEGDTVAVFGLGGIGLSVLIGAKMANAGRIIAIDVNEDKFKIAKQLGATDVVNPKDFDKSIQEVIVDMTDGGVDYSFECIGNVNVMRSALECCHKGWGESVIIGVAGAGQEISTRPFQLVTGRVWRGSAFGGVKGRSQLPDYVQRYMDGEFELDTFITHTMPLEDINTAFDLMHEGKSIRSVVHY, from the coding sequence ATGCAAAGCATTAAAACTCGTGCGGCGGTTGCTTGGGCAGCCGGCGAACCATTATCCATTGAAGAAGTTGATTTGATGCCGCCACAAAAAGGCGAAGTACTTATTAAAGTCATCGCCACTGGCGTATGTCATACCGATGCCTACACGCTGTCGGGCGAAGATCCGGAAGGCATCTTTCCTGCTATTTTAGGCCATGAGGGCGCCGGGATTGTTGAAGCCATTGGCGAAGGCGTGACGTCTGTCGAAGTGGGCGATCATGTTATTCCGTTATACACGCCAGAATGCGGCGAGTGTAAATTTTGCTTGTCAGGAAAAACTAACCTATGCCAAGCAATACGTGCCACACAGGGTAAAGGCTTAATGCCAGATGGCACCACACGTTTTTCAAAAAATGGCAAACCTATTTATCATTACATGGGCACATCTACCTTCGCGGAGCACACAGTCGTGCCTGAAATTGCCTTAGCGAAAATCCCAAAAGAAGCCCCTCTTGAAAAAGTATGTTTACTTGGTTGCGGCGTCACCACGGGTATGGGCGCGGTCACTAACACCGCCAAAGTGCAAGAAGGCGACACGGTAGCGGTATTCGGTTTAGGCGGCATCGGTTTATCTGTGCTAATTGGCGCGAAAATGGCCAACGCGGGTCGTATCATCGCAATTGATGTGAACGAAGATAAATTTAAAATTGCTAAGCAACTTGGCGCGACCGATGTGGTGAACCCAAAAGATTTTGACAAATCCATTCAAGAAGTCATTGTGGATATGACTGATGGCGGCGTAGATTACTCGTTTGAGTGCATCGGCAATGTGAATGTGATGCGCTCAGCACTTGAATGTTGTCATAAAGGCTGGGGCGAATCGGTGATCATTGGTGTGGCCGGTGCGGGCCAAGAAATCTCTACTCGACCGTTCCAACTTGTTACTGGTCGAGTATGGCGCGGTTCAGCATTTGGTGGTGTGAAAGGTCGCAGCCAATTACCTGATTATGTACAACGCTACATGGATGGCGAATTCGAGCTTGATACCTTCATTACCCACACTATGCCACTAGAAGACATCAATACGGCGTTTGATTTAATGCACGAAGGGAAATCCATCCGCTCAGTGGTGCATTATTAA
- a CDS encoding amidohydrolase family protein, producing MDIIDPHLHLFNLSDGQYSWLKPENPPHWPDKNTIHRDVNQAELQLDSGLDLAGFVHIEAGFDNAQPWRELDWLAQHCTLAFKSVAGGDLTSEQFPEVLANLRRRPSLVGVRHILDDDAHALLSSSVFRKNLALLAEHGLSFDAQFSLSDSQATQVLCKVLNNTPTLRVIINHAGWPPLQSNTHNWLQAFDRWQHNLGALGQYPNVAIKLSGWEMQNRAYTEADMQTVMMACLQILGERRVMLASNFPLTTFSQSYADLWQTYGALLTSVEVHEPAQAEPDNRLKSLLLYKNSASWYQF from the coding sequence ATGGACATTATCGACCCACATCTGCACCTTTTTAACCTAAGTGATGGTCAATACAGCTGGTTAAAACCCGAAAATCCCCCCCACTGGCCAGACAAAAACACTATTCATCGTGACGTTAATCAAGCTGAACTGCAGCTAGATTCTGGGTTGGATCTAGCCGGTTTTGTGCACATTGAGGCGGGTTTTGACAACGCTCAACCGTGGCGAGAACTTGATTGGCTAGCACAACACTGCACCCTGGCCTTTAAGAGTGTGGCAGGTGGTGATCTAACATCTGAGCAATTTCCCGAGGTGTTGGCTAATTTGCGACGCCGACCGTCACTTGTCGGTGTTAGGCACATTCTTGATGACGATGCTCACGCCTTGCTAAGCAGCTCGGTGTTTCGAAAAAACTTGGCCCTGTTGGCTGAGCATGGTTTGAGTTTCGATGCGCAGTTTTCATTATCGGATTCTCAAGCCACACAAGTGCTATGCAAGGTGCTTAATAATACACCAACCTTACGCGTGATCATCAATCATGCAGGTTGGCCGCCTCTTCAATCTAATACCCATAACTGGCTGCAAGCCTTTGACCGATGGCAACACAACCTTGGTGCACTCGGGCAATACCCAAATGTGGCAATAAAGCTTTCTGGCTGGGAAATGCAGAATCGTGCGTACACTGAAGCAGACATGCAAACAGTGATGATGGCCTGCTTACAAATACTGGGTGAGCGCCGAGTGATGCTTGCCAGTAATTTTCCGCTAACTACCTTCAGCCAATCTTATGCTGACTTGTGGCAAACTTATGGCGCACTTTTAACGTCAGTCGAAGTGCATGAACCTGCCCAAGCAGAGCCAGATAACAGATTAAAAAGCCTACTGCTGTATAAAAACAGTGCGAGTTGGTATCAATTTTAA
- a CDS encoding SDR family NAD(P)-dependent oxidoreductase: MSSTTQPICIVTGGSLGIGAAICQLFAQKGYRVFNLDLQAPPQPDVAVHWHQCDVSNVTQVRNIIASIRSEHSKIDCLVSNAGVHLSANIEQTSEDVLDQMFAINVKGAYAAIQGVLPSMVKHGGGSIILMASDQALIAKQNSFAYNLTKSALASMAKTTALDYAKYNIRANAVCPGTIETPLYHKAIDSYLEKSGRDSDEVHAEEAALQPLGRLGQPNEVAQLCYFLASEQAGFITGSLQVIDGGYTAQ; this comes from the coding sequence ATGTCAAGCACAACACAGCCCATTTGTATTGTCACCGGTGGTAGCTTAGGGATAGGCGCTGCCATTTGTCAGCTATTTGCCCAAAAAGGCTACCGAGTATTTAATTTAGATTTACAGGCCCCACCTCAGCCTGATGTCGCTGTTCATTGGCATCAATGCGATGTATCAAACGTGACACAAGTGAGAAATATTATTGCCAGTATCCGCAGTGAACATTCAAAAATTGACTGCTTGGTGTCTAACGCTGGCGTGCATCTGTCCGCCAATATCGAGCAAACCAGTGAAGACGTGCTTGACCAGATGTTTGCGATTAATGTCAAAGGGGCTTACGCCGCCATTCAAGGCGTGCTGCCAAGCATGGTTAAGCATGGTGGCGGTTCCATTATTTTAATGGCCTCTGATCAAGCGCTAATTGCCAAGCAAAATTCTTTTGCATATAACTTGACCAAATCCGCTTTGGCATCAATGGCAAAAACGACCGCGCTGGATTATGCCAAATACAATATTCGCGCGAATGCAGTATGCCCAGGGACAATAGAAACCCCTCTGTATCATAAAGCAATTGATAGTTACCTTGAAAAGTCAGGGCGCGATAGTGACGAAGTACACGCAGAAGAAGCCGCGTTGCAACCTCTTGGGCGTCTAGGCCAGCCAAACGAAGTGGCGCAGCTTTGTTACTTTTTAGCAAGTGAACAGGCGGGTTTTATCACCGGTAGTTTGCAAGTCATCGATGGCGGTTATACCGCCCAGTAG
- a CDS encoding DUF2721 domain-containing protein gives MESSISDLAQVIQIVVAPVFMLTGIAGFLNVMSGRLGRIVDRARIIERRVAILKNPDKLKISQVELKYLWRRIKIINRSIGMCTASALFVCSVVCCLFIGEFLLMDLTKAVVILFVIALLLLIVALVSFLKEVQLATRTLQMGKEFDDE, from the coding sequence GTGGAGTCATCGATTTCTGATTTAGCTCAAGTGATTCAAATCGTGGTTGCGCCAGTCTTTATGCTGACTGGCATCGCTGGCTTTTTAAACGTGATGTCAGGTCGCTTGGGACGCATTGTCGATAGAGCGCGCATAATTGAGCGCCGCGTGGCCATTCTTAAAAACCCTGACAAACTCAAAATCTCCCAAGTCGAGCTTAAATACCTGTGGCGCCGGATTAAAATTATTAACCGCTCTATCGGAATGTGTACCGCTTCGGCGCTTTTTGTCTGTTCAGTGGTATGTTGCTTGTTTATCGGCGAGTTTTTGCTGATGGACTTAACCAAAGCCGTAGTGATTTTATTCGTTATCGCGCTTTTGCTCCTGATCGTTGCCTTGGTATCGTTTTTAAAAGAAGTGCAATTGGCTACCCGTACATTGCAAATGGGCAAAGAATTCGACGACGAATAA
- the rimO gene encoding 30S ribosomal protein S12 methylthiotransferase RimO → MTVETFNPKQTTTLETPIKTIEADKPSTLSTGSRIGFVSLGCPKNLVDSERILTQLRTEGYDVVNTYNDADLVIVNTCGFIDTAVQESLDTIGEALAENGKVIVTGCLGIKEDEIREVHPNVLAITGPHAYEEVVNQVHEHLPQPSYNPYMNLVPDIGVKLTPRHYAYLKISEGCNHRCTFCIIPSMRGDLVSRPIGEILDEAQRLKNAGVKELLVISQDTSAYGVDVKNKMGFWNGMPVKTGMTELCEKLGEMGMWVRLHYVYPYPSVDKVMPLMASGKVLPYLDIPFQHASPRILKLMKRPAAAERTMERIKKWRELCPELVIRSTFIVGFPGETEEDFQMLLDFLDDAQLERVGCFKYSDVEGAKANDLPDPVSEEVKQERFERFMQKQQQISSAKLQRRIGSTIQVLIDEVDEEGAIGRSFADAPEIDGLVYLNGDVELKPGDIITATVEHADEYDLWASRTINCDLSA, encoded by the coding sequence ATGACTGTTGAAACCTTTAATCCAAAACAAACTACGACCTTAGAAACACCGATAAAAACTATCGAAGCTGATAAGCCAAGTACTTTATCCACCGGTTCGCGGATTGGTTTTGTCAGCCTAGGCTGCCCGAAAAACCTAGTGGATTCAGAGCGTATCTTGACTCAGTTACGCACAGAAGGGTATGACGTGGTCAACACCTATAACGATGCGGATTTAGTCATTGTAAATACCTGTGGTTTTATTGATACCGCCGTACAAGAATCGCTGGATACCATAGGCGAAGCACTGGCTGAAAATGGCAAAGTTATCGTCACCGGTTGCTTAGGCATCAAAGAAGATGAAATACGCGAGGTGCATCCCAACGTATTGGCCATTACCGGCCCTCATGCGTATGAAGAAGTGGTAAATCAGGTACATGAGCATTTGCCTCAGCCAAGTTATAACCCGTATATGAATTTAGTGCCGGATATTGGCGTTAAGCTGACGCCGCGCCATTATGCTTATTTGAAAATATCTGAAGGCTGTAACCACAGATGCACCTTTTGCATTATTCCTTCCATGCGCGGCGATTTGGTTAGCCGCCCTATTGGTGAGATTTTAGATGAAGCCCAGCGCTTAAAAAACGCTGGGGTCAAAGAGCTATTGGTTATTTCACAAGACACCAGCGCTTATGGCGTAGACGTTAAAAACAAAATGGGCTTCTGGAATGGTATGCCGGTAAAAACAGGCATGACAGAGCTGTGCGAAAAGCTCGGTGAGATGGGCATGTGGGTACGATTGCATTACGTTTACCCCTATCCATCTGTTGATAAAGTCATGCCGTTAATGGCCTCGGGTAAAGTGTTGCCTTACCTAGATATTCCCTTTCAGCATGCCAGCCCGCGTATTCTTAAATTGATGAAGCGCCCCGCCGCCGCTGAGCGCACGATGGAGCGTATTAAGAAATGGCGCGAACTGTGCCCAGAGTTAGTTATCCGCTCTACCTTTATTGTGGGCTTTCCAGGTGAAACCGAAGAAGACTTCCAAATGCTGCTCGACTTTTTAGACGATGCTCAGCTTGAGCGCGTGGGCTGCTTTAAATACTCAGATGTTGAAGGCGCGAAAGCGAACGACTTGCCGGACCCGGTCAGTGAAGAAGTCAAACAAGAGCGTTTCGAGCGCTTTATGCAGAAACAGCAACAAATCAGCAGCGCGAAATTACAGCGTAGAATTGGTTCAACCATTCAAGTGCTCATCGATGAAGTAGACGAAGAAGGCGCCATTGGACGCAGTTTCGCTGATGCACCTGAAATCGACGGCCTTGTATACTTGAACGGTGATGTTGAACTGAAACCTGGCGACATAATTACCGCCACAGTTGAACACGCTGATGAATACGACCTATGGGCCTCGCGTACTATAAACTGTGACTTGAGTGCTTAA